The Lathyrus oleraceus cultivar Zhongwan6 chromosome 5, CAAS_Psat_ZW6_1.0, whole genome shotgun sequence genome includes the window gttattttcttcTCAAGAGTCAAACATTCAAGCCAATTGTGAAAACAATCTCCAATCATTTTTTCAAACCATTCCAACCCATTTCATCCATTTTAAACCATCACATTTGATTTTACAcaaaaaaatacacaaaaattgacactttgaccaattgttgactttggtcaacagttgactttttggtcaactttgaccaaagtcaacccaaaatcCACAAACCCAAAATTTCACCCTAACCaataattcattttttatttacaaagaaaatacaaaaaaaatgcatttttgaccatttgttgactttggtcaacggttgactttttggtcaactttgaccaaagtcaaccctcaCTTGCTCTTGACTATCCAACTTGGCCTGACCCTTCTTTTCCAACACATCATCCACATTCTCATTCACTTCACTTGCACACCATGTTACTGACAAAATGCTTCAGCAagatcttgttcattttcttcATAATTCCTTGCTCTATTATGTCCCTTCCTATACCAGATGCAGCAATGGTTCAAACTGTCGCAACAAATTCATCTTCACAGGGAACTATCCTTGCTTTCCCTGAACAAGCTGATATTGCAAGATGTCATTTATCTCTGTCAGATGATCACTTCAACAGAATAAAAAAAAAACGCATGCAGTATCAAGTCCAATAAACATGGTGGTGATTCTTATGATAAGCTTCAGCATAGTAGATGTTGTCCTGTGCTAGCTGCTTGGTTATATTCTGCATATTCTGCTACTGCTCTTGGAACTGGTAGTGGTGATGTTCTAGCACTTGATGTTTCTGCTGGTCAATTGTCTTGGAAAATTAATGATTGTCATCCTGGAGGTGTCAGGGCCATTTCGTCTTTGGCAAATGGATCAACCTTTTATACTTCAGGTGCGGACGGAATGATATGCGCAATAGATTTCACGACAGGAAACCTGCTGGAGAAGTTTAAAGCTTCTTCGAAGGCAGTAACTTCTATATCAGTCTCTCCGGATGGCAAGAAATTAGCTACTGCAGCAGCACAGTTGAAGATTTTTAACTGTTCTAATAAAAAAGATTGAAAAATTCTCTGGTCATCCTGGATCTGTTCGGTGTATGGTCTTCACCGAAGATGGCAAGTATATCCTTTCGACTGCCGCTGCTGAAAGATATGTTGCTGTTTGGAAACTAGATGGCGCTAAAAAGCAGTCTGTCAGTTGTGTTCTTGCAATGGAGCACCCTGCTGTTTTTCTTGATAGCAGGTGCATTGATAAAGGAGAAGATGATGAGGCTGTGTTATGTGTTTTAGCCATATCAGAAGTTGGTGTTTGTTATTTATGGTTTGGAAATAGTATTGAGGAACTACGAAATGCAAAACCCACAAAAATATCATTATCATTGGAAGATATGTCCACCAAAAATTACAAAGGCGCACTCCCTGCAATATATGCAGCAAAGTTACAAAGCATCCAGAAGCCGGCCTCTGGGCAGTTTTTTCTTGTTTCTGGAATGCTTGTAAAACCATCTTTTCAAAATATTCTATTGCACTCCGGTACAGACGTGAAGTTGAGTGTCTCTCGTGATGGCGTTCTTCTTCCAATAAGTCAATCTATAGTCAAATCTAAGAAGAGGACAGATGTACAAAGAGTAACTGCACTAGATCGTGCTAATGCTGAGGATGCCTTGCTTCCAATTCCTAAAGTTTTTGATTCTCACGAGAAAGATAAATCATTTCAAGTCACTTTGGGCAAGGATGTAAAGGACGATTTGCTTACAAGTGGCACTGATTCCATGGAAATAGATGATGGTGTTGTCGAAAGTGAGACTGGTGTAATTAGCATGGAAGACCGGATGAGATCAGTAGGATTGCTTTACAGTGAGAGTGATTGTGCATCAAATTTTGAACTTTGTTCTAAATTGTTGAAGGGTATTGATCTGGAAGCCACTCTTCCAAAGAAAAAGATAAGAGCCACTGTTGATAAAGAAATCACTGATAATTCACGTGTACAGTCATCACCCTCACCAGATTTTAATAGGACCTCGAGGACTTCACCTGTAGTTGATTCACTATGTCAGCCTACCCTGCCGGATCCACTGAGTGAATTGAAGAATGACATATTGCAAATAGAGGATAATTTCTGTATATTGAAGGATTGTTCTGCAGATGGAACTGCTAACTCTACCATTAGAAAACCATCTTATCCCGAATCAGGCCAGTCCTCTTCTGTTTTAGTCACCAGTAGCTCTCCAAAGGATGTGCCAGATCTTCTTTCCAAGGGTAACCGTGTTTCCATCAAGGATACTTGTGCTGCAGACAATCCTGGACAGACAAATAATGATGGACAAGAAGCTGTTGAAGTTGATTGTATCACTGAAAGCATACTGTTACCTTCTCAAAGTAACAGTCGAACAACCGAATTTGGTCGTAATACACAAACCAGAAAAGCTTCTAGAAAATCCACAAATAAAGCCAGTAGCACATAAAAGGCCCAAATTGGACAAATCTAACTTAACAGCAAAGGAATCTACTTCTGATATCAAGGAGACTTCCAGTGAATCCTCCGATTGTAGTGGTTCCGTTCCAGTTTTATCAATTAATATGAACAAGGGAGGACCCCGGAGCCTACTATATGCATTGTGTAAGAAAAAGCAGTGGCCATTGCCTTCATTTGATTCAACAGAATACGAGGACAGAAGTCAATTTCAATCGTGCGAAGGCCTGGAAGGAAGCAAAGGAACAAACTGTTTTGTGTCGAAAGTAAGTTGGTGCATACCAGATGATGGTAATATAGAATGCAAAGGAGAAGCTAGAGCTGATAAGAAGAGCTCATTTGATTCTGCTGCAGTTCAAGCCCTCTACGAGCTTCAACGCCTCAGAAAAGTTCAAATCGTGGATGTTTCCCAATAATCTGTAGCTTTTAGACTCACCGACTAACTGACTGGATGTAATGGTAATCAAGTCCTTCGCACTTCCAGCAACCAACTTTCTGCCTTGAAGTAAAGGAAAGACAGGAAGCTCCAAAGGCTTATCTGGTGCACCAACCATTACAAGTTTTCCGTGAAACTTCGGTAATCCAATTAGAGGCACAATTCGATGATTCGCAGAAACTGTATCAAGGATACCATCTAAAGTGAAGTACTAATTACAGTAACATTAGCACCAAAAGCTTTGGCATACTTAACAACCATGTGACCAAAACCCCATATTTTGCTGGAACATCTGGAACATGCCGCCGTGTGACTTCTTTGAAACCAAAAGCTTGTGACCTGTCTCATGATGGAGTTAATTATCTTCTTGATGCACCATGGAGATCTCTTTGCATTGCTGAAAATCACCTTGGAAGCAGGGTAGCAGGAGCTTTGGGAAGATTTTTGAGCACGTCTATTGAAGTACTAGATGTCCTGCAGAGTCCAAGTAATGCAGCAATTATTCAAGGCAAGCATTCAGTCCATGATCAAAAGGCAAACAGTTCAGATAAGGAATCAAAGCAAATCCCAATGCAATTCAGTGCAGATATCCACAGTTGGATAGAAAAATCAAACCAATGCTCCTTTAATTCACTGCAGTAAAATCACAACAACTCAGTAAGATGGTAAAAATTCACAAGCAACAAAATGAAACATTTTCACAGAAGAAGTACAAGGTACATGTTACCTTTTTTCAGAGCAAACACCAAAATGGGATAGACAACAGAGCAGCACAAAAAGAAAGCACTTCCAATTCCATACTCTTTTGAGCTCATCCAAACCCTAGCAATGGGATTATAAAAAGGGAGGAATCAGTAAGAAAGAAAAACCCTAGAGAACACAGAGAGCTGGAGGCGATTTTGAAGAGCGGCCACTGTTCACAGAAAAACTTGGAGGCGAAAATCTCAACCGAAACCCTAAAGTCCCAAAATCGAATACCTGGATTGGGAGGCCAACTTCTTCACGCCTTTCATCGCCGCCGTGACACTTTGTGAGAATTCTTCCTTTTTTCCTTTTATCATTTTCGTGTGTTTGTTGATAGAGACTTTGCTGAGATGCGATTAAGGGGTTTTGGGTGTGAGTGAAATTGAGAGAGACGCAAGCGGCTACGTTGAGAGGGAGAGATTTTCTCTGAGCTTGAGGGGGTTCACGAGGTTGAGGACGATGGCGAGgaatcattttctttttttcttttaatttttctcttattatttaatttaatttgcTTTTAacacaaaaaacataaaaatatttattttgttttttttattattttaaatctttttattttttatctcGGTTTATATATTTAACATAGTATTTCAGTAACATATGATCATAAGTGGTTTGGTGGAGAAGGGCATTCTGCATattcttgagtggggtgggttcaatacttgTGTGTAGCTTTTTTTAGtatttttcttttagcattttatttccttttggtattttatttcttttaacattttctttgttatgtttatgctttattatttATCATAGTTTCATTATCATAGATTTGTTGTCCATTAAGTTCATcatgcatgcaaaaccatttttaaacttataaaaatcatatttttctcgatttaatatcgagcccattttttacacccttgtaagtcgattgctttttaagcatcgccatcgacctcacatagcttactcttgggcttccttacaatgagtCGGTTCCTTCGCACCTACACTCATACATTATTTAATGTcttattatttcattctttgattatttgacttgatcatatacttgtttatatatcttatCTGTCTGATTAATAACCattgcctacttgtatgatgtatgaggcatttattcttatttgtttgattgccatgaacaatccccattcataacaaatgtatccctctcccatgaaatgtataatatttattctttcattctttattcacctgttaatacaagaattaaaatgaacactcgataaccatttcaaaacaagatcaaaacctcgatccaacgtcgagtaatcatttttcaaaacctaacagaaccagcacgtattcatccacccttttgtaagtcgattgctctatgcatcgccatcaaccttgtaagtcgattgcttcatgcatcgccatctacccttatccctaacacttctccttgctccattcgtcgattcttgttccgattaggtagcacccattaggtagaaccctttgtatgataacataggtaggattcccatatccttttgcaTGCTAACcttaggtagatattcccatttgtaaatcctaaacccttaagtacatattgcatgacaacactagggcagagcttcccccacttctagacttttccgagcgtctccgatcctgtggcatgtagtccgttctattgcaaagaggtaactgcctaagactcgattcagcgagctgcgacacctactgctaggatgtgaacacattgcccactctcttttgacacaactggtgtcctccttttctaagtccatattcagatggcaacccctgtcaaggggaactacgttgctctgatcctcataccagatgaggtacgtaggcaggaggtcgtgcgagatctctccgggcaccctttttttctttttcacccttttctttttttgagtgtgttgtgcttgacagctatcaggctcgagttcccgactccctgttagtctgtgtgttcaccctttttgtttttccaccttttttccttttttgtgtgtgtttgtttgacaattgctaggctcgagttcccgactccttgGCAATCTGTTgtttgttgttcttgttgtgtgcttggaagttgatgtaagtccatcgagtggcattcgggttccagtgtgggtttgttgggttcggatgctgatgtaagtccagtgattggcagtcgggctccatgtttgccacctttttgtgtgtaggtgtcttgttttgtttggcgtgtgtgagccgaactacggcaactctgattctcatgttcagatgagatacgtaggcacaagacgcaatgtcttgccgagtttgactaacgactaacaactaatccttgttcGCTTTCGCCtttgttgcgatcctttctctcgccctcgttgcgatcgagacattccctttctcttgccctagttgcaatcgagacttttgTTCCCGTTAGTgtagctgaactacgttttgctctgattctcattcccgatgagatacgtaggcataagacgcgacgtcttagcgagcacactcctctttaacccataggtagccgagctacgaagactctgattctcatattcagatgagatacgtatgcaatggatgcgatatctgtgcgagtcattttctttgaccccttcttttagtaaatagtacattagataaacatacaccctttagacaagaacaacaagagtggatcccgtagagtactacggatgcgtaggggtgctaataccttcccttcgcataatcgactcccgaacccaagatttggttgcgagaccttgtcttttcctttcctttctctaggtttacttcgagcgtttcctttccctcctttgggataaataacgcgcggtggcgactcttctgtcattttctttctcgccggttgttttttcgcacctccgtattttttcgggttgcgacagtagggattaagtgatgagttgtaaacgggggagtttaactctgaattgatactactaatagtggatcttcttcctggcttggtagcccccagatgtaggtcatgttggactgaactgggttaacaattacttgtgtatttaccttttgcatgttataattgtgccagttataaaataaggtaaacctgtaatgctgtaacagatgatgttcaaatcaacagtaagacatcatgctgataactatggaagaaaacaactgaagtgagtgctaggtttgacttctgttgagtctttcttcctgaagCACAGAACCAGGGGTTCTTACATTCTAGGGcgacatagaatgagatgtcgtgacatctgtgaacctgtgcatattagtacagtggctaataactatcttgctgtattagttacaatgttagatcagatgtcatgtcgtggtggataacatctgaattctgactacaccagaatttcaattggtatcagaacaggcatcctgttctgtctctggatgagatccatgggtgatactttctggtatcttgcaagaagttatggtagtactaatgttggaacctgtgaaaggttctgtactttccctgaatggtcccttgaagtaggtggatggactgttcatgacaggaatggtgtgtacctgtctttggagggtggcaattggcctgtgtgtgggacagctgtgccagtattgaatcacattcaaacgtggtatggtcttggaggctgatctggtaaagtgtgtgttcataggttgagttgtattatgatttccgctgcataatacctggcaaaactcaaactctgatgttgtttcccctcatgtggatgtaaggctgctgtattcaagatctcatcataatctactgaagatgtcaaagatacttgagtcccctcaagtccactcatcatgacgttctcacttcaggatggtaagaatcacttaatcattgattcttttactcacttgagtagggtgtatgaagaccttgaagaccttcaaggaaggtttgttccaaggaggtggaactaatgttctatgcgatgttagaacatgttgttcaacaagtatgcagctactggttgaagagcagatgtttttaggtatcaaacaaagggatacttctgtttggaacctactcctgacctggaagaggagacatctgtgtgtgctaagttgacaagggaagggtcaactgtatgtgtgctcaagaaggtcacctttagaagtctgatctctaaaagttgagctggttgagatgtggcagtgtgcaatctcctgctgtttggcatattCCTGTAGATTGAGCAGGGCTGGATAGgtgttccctgaagtactatgctgtgttggaagacaagtcccctggatgttagcagtcaataatggggtaacctgagTGCTGTATCATCTAcgaggattggaaccatgaatcatgttattcaaacaccacgtgcagaagtggcagttctgtcaaggagtaagaatatgaagattcagaggttggttggAGTAGTATGCCCTGGCAATGCATAACTACTATCGACTGGTAttgtgtgtctcactagtacttatggtcagctggagtctgattggaggagttagttgccactggtagggatagtgtatgtcatgttgagacatatgtgtacaatgcatggatattggtgtggagtatccatgattgttaagttgagggggagttttggttaacctcctcaagtctggtcagcctagggtctggttggctgttgacctgtgtcacatgggttctggtggttgtgtgacacatttgcaaggaagaattcatctctctcattcctaagggtgaatttaatctgggaagactttcaaaattgtctaggtgcttgcaagcagaagatgttgacacaagaagagtattttcaaagtattcttatggtggaagtatctgaagggatgattgggaaaggatttaggatcaatgtctacttgtgccaagtgcaagtgtttaattgattatccttggagctcaagataactgatgttcttaaagatgttggaacatcacttcttcaagaccctgtgcagaatcacaggaaggacagtacattggcttatgatctatctctttggtggcagcaaaagcatatgatctctgaaaaggtttcctggcaagaaacatgttcagccttggtatgtacaagaagaagaagacatcatagtcttgatggtggttacttggatcagtttatttctgatctaggtaaggaagtgcattagcttatgcacactgtgaagtcaagaacaagtggcagcagtcttgacatcatggaaacagccttgccttaggatgtggaatccttggtagagctgaagggttagtttctaactggtccttctgaagactcatacatcagagtgtctgatgtctttggagaagaagcagggattcatcaaggtgtgagcttggatgacttaactgcaaacctgcaggatggaggttgtttactcaaacttggttccacaatcaagtctatgagaacattgaactcttgttctgtgaagggaggaagttctttcaagtggcagaagaaggagctgaattcaacagctggatgtcaaaacacaatgttgtgacatttggttcaacatcagattcttagttggtgaagtggcacatcaacttgagatagaaaggtctacagggttgtagattggatacttcaaaaagcttgaagttcaagtctcacttggaaggtcagaatatctttgggagaagtctgataaacttggggaggtcaaaaagcagcatttgaccttgtcatatgaggattcatgaaggaggtaatcaaccagtggcatttggtctatctcaggagtgagttcgaagaatcaagataatccatatggcagctgattattcttgaggaaagtctgagacaaattacttttgagcaaaaagtagtaagttgaagactaaaggaggtgttttctattcatcccttggagcttgtggtaggagttctgagctatctatggaagattatctcttgtaatgggatgaaaatgtatatgtcccaatgtatgtctgggttcttcttgatcaacccggtgactcagtgatatctgaagactatcagatggtgtgccttgtcctgttatgaaggatgtcccagctgatgttagaacatcttgtgaagtggtcttctgttctggttagaagagagattgacacagagtgtgaatgtgttcagctaagagggttgaacagagggtgtgctcttgaagacatgaagatgcgtcttatgttttccattcatcaagtggtctggagtctctttgaatcaggaagtatgtgaaggtccaactttgggatgttggatatgcccatgtgtgatctccaagcttcaagaggagaatgggttgttcatgacagggggagttctgtccttgcactgcaagtaatcatcaagcttgtggtctatgtgttctcagataacaaggtttGGAAACCTGTTAGATAGTGGGATAAAGTTGGtatgtgtcaaggctgagtgagcagaagaatgtctgaccggatgtcatgacaaTATGGAAGCATATGCCAGTaggacattctggctggtacaggtgctggagttacaacagctgttatttgatgaatgcacagatttagggggagaagaagtacccttgtgcatgtgtgtattactagtagccataactagtaattgtttttgctcCTGCTGCTGACTAAACTACTAttatgtggtttaaactgctgatagtttgccttgttaacaaaaaggacagagtattcacaagatgtcttaacataagatatcttatgtgcctgctggagttcaagaaagtgttcatgcaggagtggatcaagatgtcagactcaaagtcttggaatctgatatggctgtacctactgtaaagcaaaagtgggtgattacttgatcgaagctgtgaagcaagatcaagtggatgtgaacttggttgaaactgtgaagtaaaaccaagtctggaactctgtcagtgtgctctggctatgttgctggctttggcaacatttttgacaaaaagggggagtaataaccaccaatacccctgacaaacagagtgggtctctacaacagactctcatgacagatctgaagattcccccctgcagctgatgttgaagtttaggtgcaacttctaacatgtgtgtgctgctatgcgaagtttttatttaacttccatgtgtgtgagtgtgctgccactctgagtgtattagctagtagtattccgctgccatgaactctgttatggggatcaaagtgttttagccaaaaatttgccaaagggggagtttgtaggtgtttaattggctgcattatatggtaaaacactaatgtcttgactgatgtcatgacatgtatatgtgactacattgtagttactgcaggactagctaacacaggattattgaatgctgtgacattcatacctgtcaacagatactaaggaacagaagttctgttagaacttagtatgcatttgcagtctggttatcaaggaagaaccagacctggcataaggcctactgactgaatgtcaaactggatgttgtgacattcatcattgacagcagctactgaagattaggcagagtggtgttctgctatacttcagcatgtaacttagtttgttcttcaagagaataacagaactaacttaaggccaaatgtgtaaatgttaagttggacactttgacatttattaatgtaagctgttactgtagtatggtcattttgatcctgtacaggtcagcaaaattgtacagtctgttttctggaaaaacagactcagcatatggaccttgatgtcaagctgaatgtcgtgacattcatgcctgacagcatatgctaaattgtaggttgtgcagttttctgtttcagctttttcttgggctattcttcaggaagtcaacagcttagagaaaatccaggaaaccaacaaccaagctacaattaaggaacctaacaaatagcctatttgttagcacactaatatgtggaaattagttagaatcctatgtggcattatttgtggaggtcttgagatattttaggaactaaatgtggagatattttaggaactaaatatggagatattttaggaactaaatttggagatattttaggaactaaaagattgaagaccttgtttgtagcagaaagtttctgctgatgttgtaacagcaaaggagaagtttgctgcgatttctgaaggcccaaatccacttgggtgattaggttataaatagttgattgtaatctagtctttgtaagcctcttagaatgaatttttaggggtgtgtgtaaggtaaacctcccaatctgtgggaaggttaccatgtgtctctcagtggtaaacctgagagtgtttgtcactcaaagcctgtaggcaagagtgattatgttcttgaatgaagctgtgaagcaagttcaaggtgtttgcacattacattgtatttgtagtgataggaatggaaactggaggtttctatctaggagttcctaggtatagattgcattgggtagggattaagtgatgagttgtaaacgggggagtttaactctgaattgatactactaatagtggatcttcttcctggcttggtagcccccagatgtaggtcatgttggactgaactgggttaacaattacttgtgtatttaccttttgcatgttataattgtgccagttataaaataaggtaaacctgtaatgctgtaacagatgatgttcaaatcaacaataacacatcatgctgataactatggaagaaaacaactgaagtgagtgctaggtttgacttctgttgagtctttcttcctgaagCACAGAACCAGGGGTTCTTACATTCTAGGGcgacatagaatgagatgtcgtgacatctgtgaacctgtgcatattagtacagtggctaataactatcttgctgtattagttacaatgttagatcagatgtcatgtcgtggtggataacatctgaattctgactacaccagaatttcacatagtggaacgcgcgcgtgtggtcgtcagatctgccacctcaattaatgagggaaatctgatgacccttgttttttttaatttctttttaatttttaattttatgtttgatccatttattttctttaattcatattaatttcatttttaatccaaaaaatatgggactttcaccaaaaatcttcaaatatttttctctttcattttctgaattaaaattattttttggattaactttgatatttttcatgaattaaatgttttcgtgcatatttttaattgtttaaaaatacttctgatttttcaaaaatcatgaatttttttgtctaaggtcctttgacctttgtttgacctagaataaatctcttggacatttatttggtgttttgaagagattttagattttaaccaaattaaattgaatttaaatgcattttaatttgatttttaattaattaattgtgtaaaaattatgttgagccatttttatggtcttatgatgtttgactatttatttgggcattggtcaaggttgatttgacttctattggattaaaatcattggatttaggggattgatgaaatgggcatttcatctcccaaaatgaatgaatgattttaatttgataaaattcctcccatgaccaatttgtgtttctccatctcccctccctcttcacattcattcccattctttcccatccctttcattgaccaatgaaatctcaatatcctaaggctaattggttcatcaatgactttgtgtcatatgaaccaatacaagtatggatgagataggtcctgaagga containing:
- the LOC127086334 gene encoding uncharacterized protein LOC127086334, which encodes MIPRHRPQPREPPQAQRKSLPLNVAACVSLNFTHTQNPLIASQQSLYQQTHENDKRKKGRILTKCHGGDERREEVGLPIQGLDELKRVWNWKCFLFVLLCCLSHFGVCSEKSELKEHWFDFSIQLWISALNCIGICFDSLSELFAF